The genomic region GCCGATCTGGCCGCTCTGGGAGAACGAGACCTGGTGCATGATCGGTTATCATTCGGTTTCCGTGATGGCGGACGCCTACTTGAAGGGCTTCCGGGGCTTCGACGGTGAGGCGGCGTACCAGGCAATGCGCGATACGGCCATGCAGGACCGGAACGGACAGGACACTTATCAGACGCTGGGATATGTCGCCTCGACGCCGGGCATGCAGGCCGCGTCTAAGACGATTGAGTACGCCGTCGACGACTGGAGCATCGCGTGTATGGCGGATGCGCTCGGCCATCACGACGACGCCAAAATGTTCTATGCTCGCGCCGCGCACTATGTCAATCTTTACGACGCTGGGACAGGGTTCCTGCGCGGCCGCAAGGCGAATGGCGAGTGGCGTCCCCGATTCGACGCCATCGGTCAGATTAACGACGAGTACACCGAGGCTGACGCCTGGCAGTACGCCTTCGCTGTGCAGCAAGACGTCTCCGGCATGATCCGTATGTACGGCGGCGACGCCGCCTTTGCCAATAAATTGGACGCGCTGTTCGCGATGAGCTCGAAGACGCGCATCATTATCCCGGACATTACGGGCCTGATCGGCCAGTACGCGCAGGGCGACGAGCAGTGCCACCACATCGCGTATCTCTACGATTACGCCGGTCAGCCTTACAAAACCCAGAAGTGGACGCGGGAGGTGATGCGCCGGGAATATCAAGACACCCCCGCCGGCGAGTGCGGCAACGTGGATTGTGGGCAGATGGCCGCCTGGTATGTCTTCAGCGCCCTAGGCTTCTATCCCGTCAATCCCTCCAGCGGAGTCTATGCAATCGGCAGTCCTGGGGTGGACAAGGCGGTCCTGCATCTCGACGCCAAAAAGTACGGCGGCCGCACGTTCACCGTGATCGCCCAGAACAACAGTCCAAAGAACGTCTATATCCAATCGGCGATATGGAACGGAAAGCCGTACGAACGCGCCTGGATCACGCATCGCGAATTGACGGGCGGCGGCGTGCTGCGCCTTGTGATGGGCCCGAAGCCGAACACACGCTGGGGCGCCGCGCCGTCCGTACGCCCCCCGGCCACCATGCCCGCCGGATTTGTCTACCCGAAGTTTCCGGCTCCGTCGGTGGATAAAATTGCGGCGCTCACGATCCCAATCCATGTCGCCTGCGGAAGCGACGATTCTATCGGCGATTTCGTCTCCGATCCCAACATGCTGGACGGCCAGCAGAACCGAACCGACGCGGCCGTTGAGACCAGTGTTCCGAACGCTGCGCCAGTCGGCGTCTATCAGAGCGAGCGCTATGGGAACGATCTGGCGTATCAATATCGCGTCCCCAAGGGCCGCTATACGGTGCGCCTGCACTTTGCCGAAGACTTCGACAAGGAGGCCGGCCAGCGTTTGGAGAACATCGCCGTCAACGGCGCGACGGTCCGTAAGGACTTCGATATTCTCCAAAGCGCGGGCGGAACGTACAAGGCGATTGTCCTGTCGTTCGCCGGCGTTCGTCCCGGCGCCGCCGGGGCGATCTCGATCCGAGTCTGGGCGGCGTCCGGCAGCCCGGATCAAAACGCCAAGATCAATGGGATTGAGATTCTGCCGGAATAACGTGCTTGACACCCTTGCGGCGGAGTGATAGAATGGGTGACGATGAATGTAACCGCTTTCATAAGCGCCCTCAGGAGTTCGACGTTGCGTGTTTTAAGTCTTGCTTTATTGCTTTCCTCGCTGGCGGTTTGCGGCTGCTGCGGTAATCTGTCCGCCGCGCCCAAGCCGCCCTTGGCGGCCATTCATAGTGGCGGCGACGCGCTGGCGCGCGCTCCCTATATGGGATGGACGACCTGGAACCTCCAAGACGTTCATCTCCCCCAGTATAACAATAAGCACTGGCTGAACGCGACGAATGTCCGCGCGCAGGCGGATCTCATGCATCGTCTTTTGCAGCCGCACGGCTACGACTATGTCAATATCGACTCCGGATGGGCGGGGCCGTACGACATGTATGGCCGTCCGCTGCCCGATCTGAAAAAGTTTCCCGGCGGAATCGCCGCGCTGGCGCGCGACTTTCACAAGCGCGGTCAGAAGATCGGAATCTACTGGATCCCCGGCGTGCAGCGGAGCGTTTACGAAAACAATCCACCCATCTACGGCACGAAGTATCATGTGCGCGACATCGTCGCGCAGCCGCCCGTGGCCGGGAACGCCTTTGGCGACTGGCACATGAAGATCGACTTTCACAAGCCGGGCGCCCAGGAGTTTATCGACTCCATCACGCGTCTGTTCGCGTCGTGGGGGATCGATTATCTCAAGCTCGACGGGGTGGGTCCGGGATCGGACTCAGAGGTGGACAGCCGCGACGATGTCCGGGCGTATTCCGAAGGGCTGCGCAAAACGGGGCGCCCAATCTGGCTGGAGGTCTCCTGGCGGCTGGATCACCAGCACGCCGCCTTCTGGCAAAAGTACGCTCAGGGCCGCCGCATCAACGACGATATCGACAGCCTGACGCCCAAGATTACCGGCTGGAGCCAGATCATGAAACGCTTCCAGGAAGCGCCGCTCTGGAGTGAGGACGCCGGACCGGGCAAGGGCTGGAATGACTTCGACTCGCTCCCGATCGGCAACGGATCGATGGACGGGCTGACCGAGAGCGAGCGCCGGTTAGTCATGACCTTCTGGGCGATCAACTGCGCGCCGCTGTATAACGGCGACGATCTTTCCAAGCTCGATTCGTTTGGCCTGAAGCTGCTGACAAACGATGAAGTGATCGCCCTCGATCAAGCCGCGCATCCCGCCGTCCCTATGGTGGGGGGCGCCCATCAAGTGTGGCGCGCGGACAACGGCGACGGCTCCTATACCGTCGCTCTCCTCAATCTGGGCGCCGAACCCGCCACCGTCGCCGCCGACTGGAGTTTCCTGGGCCTCGCCAGCGTCCAGCCCGTGCGCGATCTCTGGAGCTACACAGATCTTGGCCCCCAGCGCAACAAATTCCAGGCGATGCTCCCGCCGCACTCCGCGCGCCTGATCCGTGTTGGTCGCCCGAGCGCCGTGTCTCAGCGCACGCCGCTGGCGATCTCGGGCCTCAAGGCGTCCAGCCGGTACGGCGGCGTCCAACTGTCCTGGAACGCGTCTGCCAGCGCGTCGCGCTATATCGTCCGCCGGTCCCGCTCCGCGCATTCCGGCTTCCAGGTTTTGAACGCGCGGGTTACTCAGACGGGGTATCTCGATCGCCCCGCCGCCGACAGCGCGCCTTACTACTATCAAATTGCGGCGGCGAACGGCGCCGGCGCGAGCGCAATGTCCCAGCCCGTGGGGGCCGCGCCGGCGCGCGAGGAGCACGACCGCGTGATCAGCATCGACTTTACGGGCGACGCCATCGCGATGGATCAGGACGAGGTCGCGGGCGTCGTCCCGGCGATGCACTGGAACACCGCCCCCTGCCGCTACGGCGGTCTTCCCCTGGTGGACTCGGCCGGCTACTCCAGCGGCGCCTGGGTCCAATACGACGCTGGCGGCACCTTCGCCACGCCCATCCCCGACACGGCGGGCGGCAACCGGATGATGCGCGGCTACCTGGAGACCTACGGCCACGACACCACGAAGATCACCGTCTCCCTGCTGCCGCCGCTGCTGGCGAAGTACGGCTACGATGTCTACGTCTACTGCGACGGCGGCAACATCGCCGCCACCCGCACCGGCAAGTTCACCATCGGCGATCAAAGCGTTGAAGTCACCGACAACGCCGGCTCATTCTACAGCGGCGCCTACGCCCCCGCCTCCGCATCCGGCGCCAACTACGTCAAGTTCAGCGTCGCCAAAGGCGACACGTTCACCCTGCTCGCGACGCCCGTCTCCTCAACCGACGAGAACCTGCGCGCCCCGATCAACGGCATCCAGATCGTGCCGCACGCACGATAAACGATCTATTGATCTCAAAAAATCGCCGTCTGACGTACAATATGTCAGACGGCGATTTTTTTCCGAGGCGCGCACATGTCAATTCTGCAGATCCCGATTTTCAAAACTTTGGACGGCGCGCACAACATCCTGCTCGCCGGGGCCGGCGGCGGCTTCGATATCTACACGGGCCTGCCGCTCTACTTTGCCCTGCGCGCCGCCGGCAAGCAGGTCCATCTCGCCAATCTGTCGTTTGCGACGATCTATGCGTCGACCGGTCGGCGCATCGGCCCGGCGGTCGTGGAGGTGACGGGAACGACAGAGGGACCGGAGCAGTACTTTCCAGAGATGTATCTGGCGCAGTGGCTTGCGTCGCAGAACATTTTCGAGCCGATTTATTGTATTGACCGAACGGGCGCGAAGCCGACGGCGGACGCATATCAATTCCTTGCCGAGCGCTTGCAGCCGGATGCGGTGATTCTGATCGACGGGGGCACGGACAGCCTGATGCGCGGCGATGAGCCGATGCTGGGAACGCCTCAGGAAGACATCGCCAGCATCGCCGCCGTCGACGCCCTGGACATTCCCACCAAGCTATTGCTCTGCCTCGGATTCGGCGTGGATACTTTTCACGGCGTCTGCCATCACTATTTTCTGGAAGCCGTCGCGGACATCACCCGCGCCGGAGGTTTTCTGGGCGCTTGGTCGCTGACGCCGGATATGCCCGAAATCGCGCTCTACCAAAAGGCGTTCGATTACGTCGCGCACAAGATGCGCAGCCATCCCAGCATCGTCTCCGGCTCCATTCTCTCCGCGATCGAAGGCCGGTTTGGCGATTTCCATTCCACGGTCCGCACCGAAGGCAGTCATCTTTACATCAATCCATTGATGACCCTGTACTGGGCGTTTGAGCTGGACGCCGTCGCCCGCCGCAATCTTTATCTGGACCAGGTCCGCGAGACACAGACGTATCGCGATCTCTCCCTGGCGATTGAAATCTATCGCCAGGGGTTGCCTGACCATCTTCCATGGATCGACTTACCGATGTGATGGGTATTGAACAAGCGCTGAGGGATTATCCCGCGTACGCTTGCTGGAGGCCGGCGATGTCGAGCTTTTTCATTTGCAGCATCGCCTTCATGACCCGGCCGGATTTTTCGGGGTCTGGATCCGACAGCAGTTCGCCGAGGATGGAGGGCACGATCTGCCAGGAAAGGCCGTATTTGTCGGTGAGCCAGCCGCATTGGACTTCTTGGCCGCCTTCGGAAAGCTTGGCCCAGAGCGTATCGACTTCTTCCTGGGTTTTGCAGTCCACGGAGAGCGAGATGGCGGGGGTGAACTTGTAGTGCGGGCCGCCGTTGAGCGCCTGGAACTCGACGCCGTCCAGTATGAAGGACATGACCATCACCTGTCCCGCCGGTCCCGGTCCGTCCTCGCCGTATCGCGAGAGGCTGAGGATTTTGGAGTTCTGGAAGAGGGAAATATAGAGATTGACGGCTTCCTCGGCCTGATCGTCGAACCATAAGAATGTCTTGATCTTTTGCATGTTGTCGGCTCCTGGCGGGTTGGCGTGGTCTTAATGGTGATCCTGGATGTCGCCCCAAATGGTTTGCAGATAGTCAATCTGGCGGGCGTGGCCGGAGATATGCTCGGCGGGAAAGGTGACCGCAAAGGCGTAGGGGAACTCGCCAAACGCCGTCCAGATCGTGCTTCCCAGGATCTCGGGCGTCGCCTGCTCCAGCGCGGCGAGGAGCGATTTGGAAGAGGCGTCAATGCTTTGAATGGCCTCTTCGCGCGTGCAGCCTTTGGCGTCCCGTTCACGGATTTGGGCGGCGGCTTCCGCCGCCGTGGGCGCGAGCGGCCAGGGCTCGCCGCGCAGCAGCCCGGCGAAGGTGGCGGTGGCGGAGCCGCAGTGCGCGGCGATCTGCAGCGGTGTGCGCGCGCTGGGCGACGGGGACCAGTTCAGTTTGTCGTCGGGGACAAAGGAGAAGGTGGTCAGTAGCTGATCGCGCGCGGCCGCGACGTTCTGCTTCGCGCGGTCGATCAGTTCTTGGCCGGGGCCTGTGAGTGTCTGTGTCATCGTGAGGTTCTCCTTGTATCGTGATTTGCGGAGCGGCTTTGGCGGCCGCGTTTTCGTTACTCATGAGTTAGTCGCCGGGAGAATGAGGGAATCGACACCATGCGCCGGCGGCGGCAAAAAACTTTTCGTGACGCGCGGCGACGTCCAATATGATAAAATCAATGTGTCGTCGCTGTGTACGGCAGTCGGATCGCCTCACTTATGATATTATGCGTTGCTTTTGTAGCCTTCGTCTCCTTTCTGCTGCTCATTGCCCCCATGCGCCAACTCGGCGCTTATTTCCAGCGTGAAGACAAGCGCCTTGGGGGCGATGACGCCAAACCCCGCCTTGAGCCGTGCGGCGCGCTGCGGCGTTTGAAGACCTTCGGCGCTTTACTCCGGGATGAAAATCACCCTCAGCATCGGCCCGTGGTGCAGATCGCGCTCCTTTCTTCCGTGGTCTTCCTCTCTGTTTTGATGATGGCCTGGATCGCGGCGCGGCTGCGATAGAGCCAGGCGCCGCCGCCATGGGCGAAAGGCGCTTTTTGCGGCCTTGCCGGGCGTGTTGCGTTCCCTCCGCGCAGTGTGATAGAATGGGGCTATCTTCAGATCGTGGAGCGAATCCTTTGACCAACACCAGCAACGTGCGGACCATTCTCGCTACCGACTGCGGCAGCACGACCACCAAGGCGATTCTCATTGAAAAGCAGGGCGACGAGTATCGGCTGACGACGCGCGGGGAGGCGCCGACCACGGTGGAGGCGCCGTTCGACGATGTCACCATCGGCGTGTCGAACGCGGCGCGCGAGGTTGAGGAGCTGTCGGGGCGTAAGATCCTCGACGACAACGGGCAGGTCATCACGCCGGCGGCTGCCGACGGAAGCGGGGTGGATCTGTACCTGAGCACCTCCTCGGCGGGCGGCGGCTTGCAGATGACCGTGGCGGGCGTGGTCAAGTCGATGAGCGCGGAGAGCGCCGAGCGGGCGGCGCTGGGCGCGGGCGCGATCATCATGGACGTGATCGCGGTGGACGATGGCCGCAAAGATTACCAGAAGGTCGAGCGCATCCGCGCGCTGCGCCCGGACATGATCCTGATGTCGGGCGGCACGGACGGCGGCACGGTGACGCATCTGACCGAAATGGCCGAGATGCTGCGTTCGGCGGACCCAAAGCCGCGTCTGGGCATTGGCCTCAAACTGCCGGTCATCTACGCTGGAAATATCGAAGCGCGCAAATCCGTCGAGGACATCGCCGGCGACATCGTCGATATCCGCGAAGTGCCGAACCTGCGCCCGACTCTGGACCGAGAAAACTTAGGCCCCGCGCGCGAGGCGATCCACGATCTCTTCCTCGAACATGTCATGCAGCAGGCGCCCGGGTACGCGAAGCTCACCACCTGGACCAGCGCAGGCATTATGTCCACGCCGAATGCGGTCGGCAAGATCATGGAAACGATCGCGCGAGAGCGCAAGATCGATGTGCTGGGCGTCGATATCGGCGGCGCCACCACCGACGTCTTCTCCGTCTTCGGCGGCGTCTTCAACCGCACCGTCTCCGCCAACCTCGGCATGTCCTACTCCATCTGCAATGTGCTGACGGAGGCGGGGATCGCCAACATCGCGCGCTGGATCCCGTTTATGGCCGACGACGCTTATCTGCGCAACCAACTCCGCAATAAGATGATCCGGCCGACGACCATTCCGCAGACCCTGCGCGACCTTCAGATCGAACAAGCCGTCGCCCGGGAAGCGCTGCGCCTGGCCTTCGAGCACCACAAGTCGCTGGCGCGCGGCCTCAAAGGCGTGCAGACCAAGGCCGGCGTCGAATTCGAGCGCGAAGCGACGGGTAAGACGCTCGTCAATATGATTAAGCTGGACATGATCATCGGCAGCGGCGGTGTCCTCTCCCACGCCCCCGAGCGCGCGCAGAGCGCCCTGATGATGCTCGACGCCTACCAGCCCGAAGGCGTCACCATGCTCGCCGTCGACTCCATCTTTATGATGCCCCAGCTCGGCGTCCTTTCCACGATCCTTCCCGAAGCCGCCACCCAGGTCTTCGAGCGCGACTGTCTGATCAAGCTCGGCCACGTCGTCGCCCCCATCGGAACGGCCAAGGACGGCGAACCCTGCCTGACCGTCGCCTTCAAAGGCTCCACCACGGAAATTGTCCCCTTCGGCCAGCTGCGCCTGATCCATCTCAAGGAAGATCAGACCCAGGAAGCCACCATCACCCCCGCGCGCGGCTTTGACGTCGGGGCCGGCAAGGGCAAACCCATCACCGTCACCCTCGAAGGCGGCGTCGTCGGCCTCATTCTCGACACCCGAGGCCGCCCGGTCGTCATCCCCAGCGAACCCACCCAGCGCGTCGCCAAACTC from Capsulimonas corticalis harbors:
- a CDS encoding glycoside hydrolase family 27 protein: MRVLSLALLLSSLAVCGCCGNLSAAPKPPLAAIHSGGDALARAPYMGWTTWNLQDVHLPQYNNKHWLNATNVRAQADLMHRLLQPHGYDYVNIDSGWAGPYDMYGRPLPDLKKFPGGIAALARDFHKRGQKIGIYWIPGVQRSVYENNPPIYGTKYHVRDIVAQPPVAGNAFGDWHMKIDFHKPGAQEFIDSITRLFASWGIDYLKLDGVGPGSDSEVDSRDDVRAYSEGLRKTGRPIWLEVSWRLDHQHAAFWQKYAQGRRINDDIDSLTPKITGWSQIMKRFQEAPLWSEDAGPGKGWNDFDSLPIGNGSMDGLTESERRLVMTFWAINCAPLYNGDDLSKLDSFGLKLLTNDEVIALDQAAHPAVPMVGGAHQVWRADNGDGSYTVALLNLGAEPATVAADWSFLGLASVQPVRDLWSYTDLGPQRNKFQAMLPPHSARLIRVGRPSAVSQRTPLAISGLKASSRYGGVQLSWNASASASRYIVRRSRSAHSGFQVLNARVTQTGYLDRPAADSAPYYYQIAAANGAGASAMSQPVGAAPAREEHDRVISIDFTGDAIAMDQDEVAGVVPAMHWNTAPCRYGGLPLVDSAGYSSGAWVQYDAGGTFATPIPDTAGGNRMMRGYLETYGHDTTKITVSLLPPLLAKYGYDVYVYCDGGNIAATRTGKFTIGDQSVEVTDNAGSFYSGAYAPASASGANYVKFSVAKGDTFTLLATPVSSTDENLRAPINGIQIVPHAR
- a CDS encoding DinB family protein, with the translated sequence MTQTLTGPGQELIDRAKQNVAAARDQLLTTFSFVPDDKLNWSPSPSARTPLQIAAHCGSATATFAGLLRGEPWPLAPTAAEAAAQIRERDAKGCTREEAIQSIDASSKSLLAALEQATPEILGSTIWTAFGEFPYAFAVTFPAEHISGHARQIDYLQTIWGDIQDHH
- a CDS encoding DUF1152 domain-containing protein, whose product is MSILQIPIFKTLDGAHNILLAGAGGGFDIYTGLPLYFALRAAGKQVHLANLSFATIYASTGRRIGPAVVEVTGTTEGPEQYFPEMYLAQWLASQNIFEPIYCIDRTGAKPTADAYQFLAERLQPDAVILIDGGTDSLMRGDEPMLGTPQEDIASIAAVDALDIPTKLLLCLGFGVDTFHGVCHHYFLEAVADITRAGGFLGAWSLTPDMPEIALYQKAFDYVAHKMRSHPSIVSGSILSAIEGRFGDFHSTVRTEGSHLYINPLMTLYWAFELDAVARRNLYLDQVRETQTYRDLSLAIEIYRQGLPDHLPWIDLPM
- a CDS encoding VOC family protein, producing MQKIKTFLWFDDQAEEAVNLYISLFQNSKILSLSRYGEDGPGPAGQVMVMSFILDGVEFQALNGGPHYKFTPAISLSVDCKTQEEVDTLWAKLSEGGQEVQCGWLTDKYGLSWQIVPSILGELLSDPDPEKSGRVMKAMLQMKKLDIAGLQQAYAG
- a CDS encoding glutamate mutase L; the encoded protein is MGLSSDRGANPLTNTSNVRTILATDCGSTTTKAILIEKQGDEYRLTTRGEAPTTVEAPFDDVTIGVSNAAREVEELSGRKILDDNGQVITPAAADGSGVDLYLSTSSAGGGLQMTVAGVVKSMSAESAERAALGAGAIIMDVIAVDDGRKDYQKVERIRALRPDMILMSGGTDGGTVTHLTEMAEMLRSADPKPRLGIGLKLPVIYAGNIEARKSVEDIAGDIVDIREVPNLRPTLDRENLGPAREAIHDLFLEHVMQQAPGYAKLTTWTSAGIMSTPNAVGKIMETIARERKIDVLGVDIGGATTDVFSVFGGVFNRTVSANLGMSYSICNVLTEAGIANIARWIPFMADDAYLRNQLRNKMIRPTTIPQTLRDLQIEQAVAREALRLAFEHHKSLARGLKGVQTKAGVEFEREATGKTLVNMIKLDMIIGSGGVLSHAPERAQSALMMLDAYQPEGVTMLAVDSIFMMPQLGVLSTILPEAATQVFERDCLIKLGHVVAPIGTAKDGEPCLTVAFKGSTTEIVPFGQLRLIHLKEDQTQEATITPARGFDVGAGKGKPITVTLEGGVVGLILDTRGRPVVIPSEPTQRVAKLQEWLRVLGLAVHTSAPE
- a CDS encoding GH92 family glycosyl hydrolase, yielding MTPSRLLRSALALGLLLAPLSARAAAPSPIASVDPFIGSDGHGHTFPGAVLPFGMAVLSPDTRTETWDGCSGYLYSDPAILGFSHTHLSGTGGGCLGDVMIMPTVGAVHFDAGKPGDGYMSRFSHQREAAQPGYYRVYLQDPKVTAELTATERCGFHRDTFPASNAAHFVIDLDHGIQNHASDSEVKIENSTTISGFRKSNGWGGDRIVFYVMQFSKPFDSVTLQKSGQTLPLGASEAMGGVVKASVNYHTKAGEAILVKVGISGVSVEGARRNLKTEIPAWNFKGVRSAAARAWSRVLDTAQVTTPDPHVRRTFYTNFYLSCIGPSLFNDVDGAYRGLDHRVHTHPKFQNYTAFSLWDTYRAEHPLLTLLQPARVDDMVNTLLTEYHQQASRTTPIWPLWENETWCMIGYHSVSVMADAYLKGFRGFDGEAAYQAMRDTAMQDRNGQDTYQTLGYVASTPGMQAASKTIEYAVDDWSIACMADALGHHDDAKMFYARAAHYVNLYDAGTGFLRGRKANGEWRPRFDAIGQINDEYTEADAWQYAFAVQQDVSGMIRMYGGDAAFANKLDALFAMSSKTRIIIPDITGLIGQYAQGDEQCHHIAYLYDYAGQPYKTQKWTREVMRREYQDTPAGECGNVDCGQMAAWYVFSALGFYPVNPSSGVYAIGSPGVDKAVLHLDAKKYGGRTFTVIAQNNSPKNVYIQSAIWNGKPYERAWITHRELTGGGVLRLVMGPKPNTRWGAAPSVRPPATMPAGFVYPKFPAPSVDKIAALTIPIHVACGSDDSIGDFVSDPNMLDGQQNRTDAAVETSVPNAAPVGVYQSERYGNDLAYQYRVPKGRYTVRLHFAEDFDKEAGQRLENIAVNGATVRKDFDILQSAGGTYKAIVLSFAGVRPGAAGAISIRVWAASGSPDQNAKINGIEILPE